In Citrus sinensis cultivar Valencia sweet orange chromosome 3, DVS_A1.0, whole genome shotgun sequence, the sequence GTAGTTTTTATTACTCACTTGAATATGATAGGCTTACTGCGTAGATGATGGGATAACTTTACATGTCTGGCTATCTTAGCCAGCTTATCAATTAACTTAAACGTGTCCTCATTCATAAGTCATAATCCCTCAAAAGACATATATTTGACCTGAAACATCTcgaatttattcatttaaagtAAGATTGTACTCATTCaatacatgaaaaataaaccatTAAGTTAATAagttatgaaattattaatatccaaatgATGAAGATCATTTTCTTCGCATTTGGActgaaaatattgaaatacTAAGTGGAGAGTTGCTCAGTCTTTGTTATTCATTAAGTTGACTGCACAAACCAAAACTTATCCTAATTAAAGTGAAAGTCCCATCATTCATCATTTGAGATGCTACCCTTTTTGTGGTCGTTACTGTGATTTAAGATTTGTTCGATTGccaacataattaattaaagattaaagagGTTTAATTGCTCTATCAAGGAGAACAAAAAAGTTATCTGGTCGCATATCCCGTATGCTTGCAGTGGTTGATTTCGTGATCTGAAATCTCGACTCATGAAACGCATACTTTTTCTTGTGTTAAATAATACTATATACTctctattattatataatctttttagaaaacaataatgagGCTCCCATATCATGAACATAAGTAGCATTAGCATGTGTTCTTGCCCTACCCTATAGCTAAAAAGAAGGTATAAAggatgttgttgttgattttcatttccagCACTAAACCACAGTACgtgattattgttatttgtcgttgtatgaaaaaaagaaggtGGGTTTCTCGAACTGTGGCCACAAACTTTTTGGCTTCTCCCATCAAATGAATAATCATGCTCATCCACATGCGGCCTAATCTGTACAGAATCACCAACTGTGTCGCTgctgttgttgctgctgctgataTTTCAAAGATTATATTGCTCTGTGGATGAGAAAAATGGCCAAGTTAAATCAGCTGTACAATGAAGCACTAAgataattatcatattatagTAACAAGtgtgaatttaatatttatttttatatcgtACGGTCATTATTAATGTACGtaaaattgatataatttaACGGGACTCATAAACttatacatattaaaaaaaaaacttggatgatgtgtgtgtatatatatagtaattaatttagatgatgatgaagccgaatattaaatttaaatttcactGTTTCTAGTAAACAAAGACAGCAGATTCTGCTAAATCCGACATGCAAATAATCCCATGTAATCGTGACAATACAAGCATAGCATGAGTGCATAATGTGTGTGTTTCTTAGTAAtcatacaaattaataatattgaagcTGCATTGTCACTCTCtttatgtattatatatatatacactctACTTTCTCACGTGAACGTGGGATCCATCCGCATATCCATTTACCTAAATAACCAGCTAGTTTCTTTCTGCCGAGACTAAAATATGATCAAACACTTTTTAACTAGCTATgcataacattattttttgttttgattctgAGGAATATACGATCAATCAtgcttataatttatatttacttgaCTTACTTCCAAACCAATTCCAGCTctgatatattattaaactattgTACTGATCTGGTGATTTTGATCAAAAGGCGACAGTAACTCGATGCATATTATATTACATGGCAAATTAAGAGTTCAAAGCatacataatataattttaactaaagtGGGATTTTCCATCGTGCCAaacaggaaaaaaagaaatgaaaagaaaaaaggagtGGGATTTTCCATGGTGGCCTTTCATTTCCCAGACAGCCGACTGAACAAATTATCAACACGTGTCTACTATTCGGTGGTGATAGGTAATAAATGGTGGCAATATTCTTTGTTTTACTCATGAAACTTGCAGCACTATTAATGACACATTGTACAGAGGAAATGGACCCTTCAAAATGCAGATTAAAACCCATCCCATCTCTTGCATgccatttctttctttccagTGCAGACTTGCCgtgtttatatttttgaagCTCTAACTTCCCACTTTTGATTTGCCGGCCGTAGAAACAGGCTCTCCGCCTTCAACTCTCAAGCTAAGCAAGCTTTCGCTTCAAGCCAAATTTTGTCCCCATTAACATTCGACAAGGGTTTACTGCGGCAAGCTAGGTAAAATATTTACGTATTAGATATGCTGTaagtcaaattaattaattaattaattgcatgaCGCTTTTCCGGTTACTATACTGCCGCTAAGTAACGTGCATGGGTTTTCTGAATCTACCTATATGCACACACACAGCCCCCCCCTACCTTCATATGCAGATCTAGTTGAATGTATTAGTCGCAGCAATAATTTAACTCGCGGCTATACATTTTttgctctcttttttttttcctcaccATCTTTACTCCACTTGTCAACTTAATTAATTCGTCGGTGAGCATGCAGCAGCAGCTCTGTTAATTCATTCACTTCTGCTACTCAATGATATTTactacaatatatatattggtaTGATTAATTATCTGGAGTTCTTCCCTCCAGTTGGATGCTATGAGGAATCTAGAttcagaaaaatataatatgaagaACTAAGAATATTGattgcaaaaatttaatatcatcTAAATACACGAACTTATTAAAGCCATTTTTGGGccctaatatatatatatatatatatgtggtGGGAAATTCACAATTAATTCGATCATTAAAACTCCtcaagcatatatatatataggttcTCTTTCAGCCGCTGAAGTCGTATGTGTTGCCTTCAACCGTgcttcttaatttctttttttttttttcattatttgtttactattattattattttgacgaCGACCATAATTCAAGTCCTTTTTCTTTCAGTGAACACTGAATACTCAGTTGATTTGTTGGGTAACaaaaataccattttttttttatctttaaaatatttgcttaattttggaattatatatatgaccAGATAAACTGAacataaaatccaaaaattttagtgataatatttttttatattagtaattaattttgttgaaactTCAATTTTCTACCATATGAAACCTTCATTTTTGCTCACTATTTTAAATTCGATATAGTATTGACgataattgtattatatattaatatgtgagctcaaaaataaaaatctaatacAACAACGTACCGTATCTAGCAATTTATTACCGAATAACTGAAGTAAaaatgcaattaaaaaaaaaagaaaagaaaagaaaactgaagtaaatattataatattaacaaaatacaGTTGTTGTATTTTGGAATTTGGGATATCCATCCAAATACGTacaattatttaacattaacGGCAAGGTTAAGTCAGTTAACGTTAGTGCCCGCGGCTCCCGTTCCCACGGGTGACAGGTCAGGTCACGTGCCGTATAAAATGCCGTTTCCCgaaatttgatttcattaactaaaatacaaaatttcgCGCGACTGTCATCAGTCATGACACCGCAGCGCCTCTTCTCAGTTCTCGGAAAGCAATGCAACACGTTTTTCTCTGATTTTAAAGGTTCAGGGTTTCGCGTGCCAACTGTTtgtttaaagttaaaaaaaaaagcatgtgAGAAAGAgacctttttatcttttatgttGCTGATGATTCTTCATGCCTGAGACTGTCGCATTTCtgggtttgtttgttttgtcgACTCGAGTGTAACTTCATGTGATTCTTTGTAGTTGTAGGCCCAAATTAGGGTTTTCGTCACTgcccaaaatcaaaattttggtttTACTTACGTGGTTTTATGTTGTGGTTTAGTGggttcttttcctttaaagttTATTcgaacttttttgttttgcataACATTtgatcatattttaattttagggcATTATTGAATATTGTTTCCTGAGAGATGGTTGCATTTGGGAAGAAGTTGAAAGAAACACAAATTCAAGAATGGCAAGGGTATGTACTTCTAGTACCTTTCAATGGTAAATATACAAATGCCAAGTGAAATTTATGTTTCCTGTTTGtgcttttaatataattttctccttttattATGGTTATCTGAATGCGTACTTCTTTTTTTCAGATATTATATCAACTATAAGTTACTGAAGAAGAAAGTCAACCGATACACGCAACAAATTCAAGTCGGGGCAGAAAATCGTCTTAATGTACTCAAGGACTTTGCAAGAATGCTTGATGATCAGGTAAGTTGTAGCCACCGGAATACATGAATTAATACTACTCACAATggcatgaataaaataaagtgaGTCCTAAACATAATGATTAACTGGAGGGTTACACTCTGCCTAACGATGCTTAGTTCTCATGCCGTTCATTTGAACCATAAATGACTGGAGTCAATCTTTATTACATGCAAGCAAAATACATACCCACACACAGATACTCAGTATACGGTTATGTATGTCAACACGTTGTAGTGCTAGTTTCCTTCGTTTGTAAGAGAAATTACTTGCtgatttggaaaaagatgGTGCTGCGTCTGTTACAGCTCTTAGCTTACTGATTACCACATCAATGAGTGTCTCTGGATAAAGCAAGTGttatagtatttatttattttaagaaataaggCCATATCTGCTGCTTCTTTTTACAACTTCAGATTGAAAAGATTGTATTGTTTCTACTGGAACAACAAGGAGCACTAGCGAGCAGATTATCAGATCTTGGAGAACATCACGATGCCCTTTCACAGCACCAAGATGGATCAAGAATTTCTGAACTACAGGAAGCATATAGAGCTGTTGGACATGATCTTTTAAGGCTTCTCTTTTTCGTTGAGATGAATGCTACTGGTCTGCgtaagattttgaaaaagtttGATAAGCGCTTTGGCTATAGATTCACCGATTACTATGTCAAGACCCGTGCCAATCATCCATATTCTCAGCTGCGACAAGTTTTTAAGCATGTGGTAATGTGCtcaaatttataatcaaaagTTCTTTACTCAATCATATTTCAATGACTTTTCAATTGTCTGTTTCTTAACAAAAGTTTGGTTACCTTCCCATGTTTCTTAGTTACACTGTTTTTACACATTTTATGCATATATAACTATACAAAACCTGCCCCAAGGGGTGTGGCCAAGTGGATTTCAAGTAGCTTTATTTGGCTAGCCACCTGAGTTCGGATCCTGGGGGAGGTAGAAGgctaaaataattgattggCTTAGCCCACCTCTctaccttaaaaaaaaaaaaagaaaaaagaaaatgaacgAGATAGTAACTGCATATGCAGGGTATTGGTGCTGTTGTTGGAGCAATATCTCGCAATCTTGCGGAACTTCAAGACCATCAGGGGAGCTACATTTCCATATATGATCAGCCTGCTCTATCTCACCCGGTTGTCTCTCGCATCCACTGATATATGCAATATTTATTACTCCTTTTCTCTTTAGCAATGTATATTGAGTTTCCAATTTGGTAACGAAGTTCTTATTTGACTTCCTCAAATCAACTTTCAGAATGTATCTGTGGGTAAAAAGCCTTTCTTCCTCTATGTAAAATTCAACTAGATTCTCTTCTTAAAtacaaaacttgaaatttttccCTGTTCTATTGTGAGTACATAACTACTGGATTTTAGAATATGCAACACTATTGCGCTAACATCTTGTGAGGTGGTAACTTAGTTTCTGTCTGGTTTGTGCTCTTGAATTGCTTTTGCATATTCTGCTCCTCCTGCAGCTAGTTGATTGCCTTGGAAAACGACAAAGAGTGTTTTTTGTATGTTTGATGTGAGTTACATGTTTTAGCTGAATATTGGAAATGATTCATTACTGCAACTTTAAATAGTAGTACCAGTCACCTCTTTATTGATTCAGAATGTAGTTCATGTATATACGTGGTATGTTTTGAATAAGTAAATTGACGAGTAtgttttgtaatattttacaGGATCCTGTAGTCGATTCTATTAAAGCAGCTGTGAACAGGTTGTCTCACTCAACAAATTTCCTTGAGTTCTTGGGAAAGCATGCTTTTATTATGCAAGAGGAGTTACCAAGTCCTTCTGGAGACCAAGATGTTGAGCAGAGATATCATTTTACTTCACTTCTGCTGAACTTGGTAAACACGTTTCTGTATATGGTCAACACATATGTTATTGTCCCTACAGCTGATAACTACTCCCTCAGCCTTGGAGCTGCGGCAACTCTTTGTGGTGTCATAATTGGGTCGATGGCTGTTGCACAAGTGTTTTCTTCAGTTTATTTTAGTGCATGGTCAAATAGATCATACTTGAAACCACTTGTGTTCAGCAGCATTGTTCTTCTTGTTGGAAACACCTTATATGCAATGGCTTATGATCTTAATTCCATAGCAGTTCTTCTGATAGGTCGGCTATTTTGTGGGTAAGTGGCTCATTTCTTGGTCATTGAATCTCgcatttgatttgtttgttttgtgaCTATTGTTCCGTATCATTATCAATCAACAGGCTCTTTACTGCATGAAGTTTTGGAATGACCAAACAAGTATGAGTAAAAGAGGTCTTCAATAACAATGACATTTAGAGTAAATACTGATATTGTCTTGTTCTGATGCCAGTTGCACAGTTTCAATTGTTGGAATTTGGATTAATGTGGGAACTCCttttttgtgtgtgattgactTACAATTATGACAAATATGAAGTTTAACTtgaattttggattttaagaTATCAATTCTAAGTGGAtgcatattaatttaaaaattagtggaaaattttttatgtgaaaCTCTCTCTAACATttcagtttctttttcttctcctctgttttctttttgacagAGCTCTGGTGTGAATTTCTAATACCATAGAAGTGATGTtataataaagtttatttctattaatttaaattttctgtaTACGCATGCATAGTGGTGCTTATTCTGAGATTTTCCTGGGccatatctttttttattttaaaatatttttgacaaGTCATATTcaggaaaataaatatattaattgacTAGTCTAAGTTATTATATTTCAGGTTAGGTTCTGCAAGAGCTGTTAACAGGCGTTATATCAGTGATTGTGTACCACTTAAATTGCGAATGCGGGCTTCTGCAGGTTTTGTCAGTGCCAGTGCACTTGGAATGGCATGTGGTCCAGCTCTTGCTTGCTTATTTCAAactaattttaagatttacaAGTTAACCTTCAATGAGGACACTTTACCCGGTTGGGTGATGGCTCTTTTATGGCTTGTCTACTTATTGTGGTTGTGGATTTCCTTTAGAGAGCCACCGCTTGAGACTAAGGAGAATCTTGTGCCACAGGAAGCTAATGCTGGTTTGTCAACAAGATTGGGAACTTTAAGTTTGCATTTTGCATTAATctgttctttttctgcttttaGTGTTTTTGGCTTCCCTCTCTGTTCAGCGTGAATTTTTGTCAGCTCTTTTCACACTATCTAATTAGTAACCAACTTGCTGTCTTGCATTCTCGTCCACACTATGatttataactaataaatCTTAAACAACATTAATTGCTTCCTTCCAATGCTGCTCAGATCTATATACAACTGTGTGGTTATACCATCGTCGCTCTCTCCATATGAGTTAGGTtgcatcttctttttcttatcaGACCCATACATACACCAGTATTTTGctaagaaaaagaagatgcaACCTAAGTGTCAGAGTTAGCTAAACCATTGAGGTATTATGACTccaattgtattttttttgagGCTGCTCAAAGTTACCTTGGGTGAACCTGACGGCGGGGAGTACTATTCATTTTCTACGaagtaaatatttgaaattgaatcctTAAGTATAAGTTAGGCCAGGTTGGATGGGGACATTTGTACCTAGTTAATACCACAACATTTCATTCATGTGCCTTTAAGTTGTCATTTCACATAAACTAATATAAACTGTGTCCTTTTATAGCGTGGATTTTGATGAATAGTTGTATTTCTTATTATGATAGGGCTATTGATCAATTGCACTGTAGATAATGGTTCTACCCGGCCATTGCTTTTGAACTCTGAAGCAAAgcaaaaagatgaaaatgatgatCAAGAACTGGATAATGATGAtcatgatgaagatgatgaagattcTAAGATAACTCACAGACCTGTCACTTCAATTATGTCAGCATATCGATTACTCACACCATCTGTTAAGGTATAGAACCCCTAACGTTATGTTGTTTTCATTCATTGTTATCTCTAGAGGGTGCCCAACATTTTGCTTCTAGGCATGCTCAATAAagaatcaatatatatatatatatattataggCACTATTTACACGTGATCTTTTACTTGAGTCATCATATTTTTTGCTAGGTCCaactatttgtttattttatgctCAAATATGCTATGGAGATTTTGCTTGCTGAATCAAGTGTCATCACTGAACATTACTTCATATGGTCAACCAGCAGAGTAGCAATTTTTCTTGCATGTCTTGGGCTAACGGTGCTTCCTGTAAACATTATTGTTGGAAATTACATCAGCAATATTTTCGAAGAAAGGTAAGCCTTCCATTGTGAGTATGAACAACTACCTTATCTTTTCCTCATCTTATCGGTCAGaaatcttgaattttcagATGTCTTATCCATGCTCATTTTTGTCAATGGAAAGAAACTCCTAAGGCTCTAAACAATAGAAAGCTAAAATCTATTCTGTAGGAGGATTTTTAATCGTCTGATCTCTGTAAAATCCGGTTCCAGTTTATTTTCAAGCATTGAAAAATTACTTAGCTTCCCTGCAGAATGAGTGAGGAACTGATCCTGTTTCCAACTAatcttttgaagaaattctaaGGTAGTGAAGCCCTTTGCTTTTTTCCCATAGAGACCAATGAAGATAGTAACAAAAATGTCATATACGATCCTGACTCATATCAACATCAAGTTCTTTAGTTGTGTTAGTTTATGTTGGACCCGGAAGTTGTAACCAGCAGATAATCAGCTTTACAATATAGTATGTTATCATAATGTATGAATGCTATATTCCGTGCAGATTCATTTCTTCTCTGTTACTCGATTGCAGACAAGTTCTACTGGCATCTGAAATCATAGTGTGCATAGGCATACTGCTAAGCTTCCATATATTGGTCCCTTATTCAGTGCCTCAATATGTTGGCTCGGCACTAATTACATTTGTGGCAGCTGAAGTTCTTGAAGGTAACTGTGGTTATTTATGGTAATGAACCATCACATTTGTTTGTATCATTGAACAATTAACCAATGACTGGGGTATTGTACATGAGATAGTATATAGTATTGCTTGGAGATGTTCTATGATTTGAGATTGACTACAAAATCCAATTTTGCTTGACCAAATCCAGGTGTGAATTTATCCCTTCTGTCTCGGGTCATGTCCTCAAGGCTTTCCCGTGGAACCTACAACGGTGGACTACTTTCAACAGAAGCTGGAACCCTGGCTCGGGTAATTGCAGATGGAACAATAACATTATCTGGGTACTTGGGGGAGAGTAGACTCTTGAATGTCACCTTACTCCCTTCACTCTTCATCTGTATCTCCTCCATTGTTGCCACCTGCATTACTTACAACTCCCTTTATTAAATCGCTGGCCTTCTCTGATTAATAAATACTGTACAGTATAAAAGAAGTTGCTCCGTCCCTGATCAAATCACAAAGATAGTTTGACCAGGTCCTCAATTCTGAACGATGTACATATTTTGGGTTGAATTGATCAGGTTCCATTTAATGCTTGACATGATGATAGTATGTCATCGCAAGCTCATGCCTTGGCATTTACTTTCTACAGCCCAAGAGTACTTGTATACATTGCTTAAGAGATTGTAAATAGTTACAATACTTTAACAAATAACTATTAAATTGTAATGATATAACTTCTTATTTCTTGTAAACTTACACAAACAACTTGAATAGACGTCAATATACATTAATTATACaccattttgtttaaaattatattaatgattcattttaaattaaacataatataatataatataatttgatataatCTAACCCAATATTAATAGTTAGTCGAATATTCGAgaggattaaaaaattttagcagTATCATATTTAAGTTGATATAAATGGGtctcaataatttatatagtGTAAATAGcagccttaaaaaaaaaattgttagtcGAATCGTGCGTGCCAGGCAGCCATAGCGTTAGGCAGCAACCAAGGCCGTATGGAGGGACGGACAAAAGTGATGTCATCAGTTGCAACTGAAGTGCTGGATTTGTAGGAGAACTCGTGCCCGTCTCAAAGGCTTAataagaagagaagaaagcggaagcaaagaaagaaacagaGAACAAGAGGCAGTGAGTGAGTtgaaaaagagggaaaaaagaaaagaaaagatgacGGAGGAGGATCAAGATCAAGATCAAGAATTAGAAATTCCAGAGGGCAGTGTACGGAATATACTAGAACAAGATAGTCTCAAGTGGGTCTTCGTCGGAGGCAAAGGCGGCGTTGGCAAAACG encodes:
- the LOC102617439 gene encoding SPX domain-containing membrane protein At4g22990 isoform X1 codes for the protein MVAFGKKLKETQIQEWQGYYINYKLLKKKVNRYTQQIQVGAENRLNVLKDFARMLDDQIEKIVLFLLEQQGALASRLSDLGEHHDALSQHQDGSRISELQEAYRAVGHDLLRLLFFVEMNATGLRKILKKFDKRFGYRFTDYYVKTRANHPYSQLRQVFKHVGIGAVVGAISRNLAELQDHQGSYISIYDQPALSHPDPVVDSIKAAVNRLSHSTNFLEFLGKHAFIMQEELPSPSGDQDVEQRYHFTSLLLNLVNTFLYMVNTYVIVPTADNYSLSLGAAATLCGVIIGSMAVAQVFSSVYFSAWSNRSYLKPLVFSSIVLLVGNTLYAMAYDLNSIAVLLIGRLFCGLGSARAVNRRYISDCVPLKLRMRASAGFVSASALGMACGPALACLFQTNFKIYKLTFNEDTLPGWVMALLWLVYLLWLWISFREPPLETKENLVPQEANAGLLINCTVDNGSTRPLLLNSEAKQKDENDDQELDNDDHDEDDEDSKITHRPVTSIMSAYRLLTPSVKVQLFVYFMLKYAMEILLAESSVITEHYFIWSTSRVAIFLACLGLTVLPVNIIVGNYISNIFEERFISSLLLDCRQVLLASEIIVCIGILLSFHILVPYSVPQYVGSALITFVAAEVLEGVNLSLLSRVMSSRLSRGTYNGGLLSTEAGTLARVIADGTITLSGYLGESRLLNVTLLPSLFICISSIVATCITYNSLY
- the LOC102617439 gene encoding SPX domain-containing membrane protein At4g22990 isoform X2; translation: MVAFGKKLKETQIQEWQGYYINYKLLKKKVNRYTQQIQVGAENRLNVLKDFARMLDDQIEKIVLFLLEQQGALASRLSDLGEHHDALSQHQDGSRISELQEAYRAVGHDLLRLLFFVEMNATGLRKILKKFDKRFGYRFTDYYVKTRANHPYSQLRQVFKHVGIGAVVGAISRNLAELQDHQGSYISIYDQPALSHPDPVVDSIKAAVNRLSHSTNFLEFLGKHAFIMQEELPSPSGDQDVEQRYHFTSLLLNLVNTFLYMVNTYVIVPTADNYSLSLGAAATLCGVIIGSMAVAQVFSSVYFSAWSNRSYLKPLVFSSIVLLVGNTLYAMAYDLNSIAVLLIGRLFCGLGSARAVNRRYISDCVPLKLRMRASAGFVSASALGMACGPALACLFQTNFKIYKLTFNEDTLPGWVMALLWLVYLLWLWISFREPPLETKENLVPQEANAGLLINCTVDNGSTRPLLLNSEAKQKDENDDQELDNDDHDEDDEDSKITHRPVTSIMSAYRLLTPSVKVQLFVYFMLKYAMEILLAESSVITEHYFIWSTSRVAIFLACLGLTVLPVNIIVGNYISNIFEERQVLLASEIIVCIGILLSFHILVPYSVPQYVGSALITFVAAEVLEGVNLSLLSRVMSSRLSRGTYNGGLLSTEAGTLARVIADGTITLSGYLGESRLLNVTLLPSLFICISSIVATCITYNSLY
- the LOC102617439 gene encoding SPX domain-containing membrane protein At4g22990 isoform X3, which translates into the protein MLDDQIEKIVLFLLEQQGALASRLSDLGEHHDALSQHQDGSRISELQEAYRAVGHDLLRLLFFVEMNATGLRKILKKFDKRFGYRFTDYYVKTRANHPYSQLRQVFKHVGIGAVVGAISRNLAELQDHQGSYISIYDQPALSHPDPVVDSIKAAVNRLSHSTNFLEFLGKHAFIMQEELPSPSGDQDVEQRYHFTSLLLNLVNTFLYMVNTYVIVPTADNYSLSLGAAATLCGVIIGSMAVAQVFSSVYFSAWSNRSYLKPLVFSSIVLLVGNTLYAMAYDLNSIAVLLIGRLFCGLGSARAVNRRYISDCVPLKLRMRASAGFVSASALGMACGPALACLFQTNFKIYKLTFNEDTLPGWVMALLWLVYLLWLWISFREPPLETKENLVPQEANAGLLINCTVDNGSTRPLLLNSEAKQKDENDDQELDNDDHDEDDEDSKITHRPVTSIMSAYRLLTPSVKVQLFVYFMLKYAMEILLAESSVITEHYFIWSTSRVAIFLACLGLTVLPVNIIVGNYISNIFEERFISSLLLDCRQVLLASEIIVCIGILLSFHILVPYSVPQYVGSALITFVAAEVLEGVNLSLLSRVMSSRLSRGTYNGGLLSTEAGTLARVIADGTITLSGYLGESRLLNVTLLPSLFICISSIVATCITYNSLY
- the LOC102617439 gene encoding SPX domain-containing membrane protein At4g22990 isoform X4 — its product is MNATGLRKILKKFDKRFGYRFTDYYVKTRANHPYSQLRQVFKHVGIGAVVGAISRNLAELQDHQGSYISIYDQPALSHPDPVVDSIKAAVNRLSHSTNFLEFLGKHAFIMQEELPSPSGDQDVEQRYHFTSLLLNLVNTFLYMVNTYVIVPTADNYSLSLGAAATLCGVIIGSMAVAQVFSSVYFSAWSNRSYLKPLVFSSIVLLVGNTLYAMAYDLNSIAVLLIGRLFCGLGSARAVNRRYISDCVPLKLRMRASAGFVSASALGMACGPALACLFQTNFKIYKLTFNEDTLPGWVMALLWLVYLLWLWISFREPPLETKENLVPQEANAGLLINCTVDNGSTRPLLLNSEAKQKDENDDQELDNDDHDEDDEDSKITHRPVTSIMSAYRLLTPSVKVQLFVYFMLKYAMEILLAESSVITEHYFIWSTSRVAIFLACLGLTVLPVNIIVGNYISNIFEERFISSLLLDCRQVLLASEIIVCIGILLSFHILVPYSVPQYVGSALITFVAAEVLEGVNLSLLSRVMSSRLSRGTYNGGLLSTEAGTLARVIADGTITLSGYLGESRLLNVTLLPSLFICISSIVATCITYNSLY